A part of Dasypus novemcinctus isolate mDasNov1 chromosome 5, mDasNov1.1.hap2, whole genome shotgun sequence genomic DNA contains:
- the CASP2 gene encoding caspase-2 — translation MGEGRGGSDGFRFVWVGGACTAREKREMAAPSAGYRPSFQQKGLMVSDRGRRILGACGMHPDHQEALKKNRVVLAKQLLLSELLEHLLEKDIITLEMRELIQAKVGSFSQNVELLNLLPKRGPQAFDAFCTALRETKQGHLEDLLLTTLSGPQHILPPLSCDYDLSLPFPVCESCPPHKQLRLSTDTLEHSLDNGDGPPCLQVKPCTPEFYQRHYQLAYRLQSRPRGLALVLSNVHFTGEKDLEFRSGGDVDHSTLVTLFKLLGYNVHFLYDQTAQEMQEKLQNFAELPAHRGTDSCIVALLSHGVEGGIYGVDGKLLQLQEVFQLFDNANCPSLQNKPKMFFIQACRGDETDRGVDQQDGKNHARSPGCEQSDAGKEELLKMRLPTRSDMICGYACLKGTAAMRNTKRGSWYIEALTQVFSERACDMHVADMLVKVNALIKEREGYAPGTEFHRCKEMSEYCSTLCRHLYLFPGHPPT, via the exons ATGGGGGAGGGACGTGGAGGAAGCGACGGCTTTCGGTTTGTTTGGGTGGGCGGTGCGTGCACTGCCCGGGAAAAGCGGGAAATGGCGGCGCCGAGCGCGGGTTACCGACCCTCCTTCCAGCAAAAGGGGTTAATGGTTTCTGACAGGGGGCGCAG GATATTGGGAGCATGCGGCATGCATCCTGACCATCAGGAAGCTCTAAAAAAGAACCGAGTGGTGCTGGCCAAACAGTTGTTGCTGAGTGAACTGTTAGAGCACCTTCTGGAGAAGGACATCATCACTTTGGAAATGAGAGAGCTCATCCAG GCCAAAGTGGGCAGTTTCAGCCAGAATGTGGAACTCCTCAACTTGCTACCCAAGCGAGGTCCCCAGGCTTTTGATGCCTTCTGTACAGCCTTGAGGGAGACCAAGCAGGGTCACCTGGAGGATCTCTTGCTCACAACCCTCTCTGGTCCTCAGCATATACTCCCACCG TTGAGCTGTGACTACGACTTGAGTCTCCCTTTCCCGGTGTGTGAGTCCTGTCCCCCTCACAAGCAGCTCCGCTTGTCTACAG ATACTTTGGAGCACTCCCTAGACAATGGAGATGGTCCTCCCTGCCTTCAGGTGAAGCCTTGTACTCCTGAATTTTATCAAAGGCACTACCAGCTG GCTTATAGGTTGCAGTCTCGGCCTCGTGGCCTGGCACTGGTGCTGAGCAATGTGCACTTCACTGGAGAGAAAGACCTGGAATTTCGCTCTGGAGGGGATGTGGATCACAGCACTCTAGTCACCCTCTTCAAGCTCTTGGGTTACAACGTCCATTTTCTATATGACCAGACTGCACAG GAAATGCAAGAGAAACTCCAGAATTTTGCAGAGTTACCTGCACACCGTGGCACTGACTCCTGCATAGTGGCACTCCTCTCACATGGTGTGGAGGGTGGCATCTATGGTGTGGATGGCAAACTGCTTCAG CTGCAAGAGGTTTTTCAGCTCTTTGACAATGCCAACTGCCCAAGCCTACAGAACAAGCCGAAAATGTTCTTCATCCAGGCCTGCCGTGGAG ATGAGACAGATCGTGGAGTTGACCAGCAAGATGGAAAGAACCATGCAAGATCCCCTGGGTGTGAGCAGAGTGATGCTGGTAAAGAGGAGTTGCTGAAGATGAGACTACCCACTCGCTCTGACATGATATGTGGCTATGCCTGCCTCAAAG GTACTGCTGCCATGCGTAACACCAAAAGGGGTTCCTGGTACATTGAAGCCCTCACTCAAGTGTTCTCTGAGAGGGCTTGTGACATGCATGTGGCCGACATGCTTGTTAAG GTGAATGCCCTCATCAAGGAGCGTGAAGGCTATGCCCCTGGCACTGAGTTCCACCGATGCAAGGAGATGTCCGAGTACTGTAGCACTCTGTGCCGTCATCTCTATCTATTCCCAGGACATCCTCCCACGTGA
- the TMEM139 gene encoding transmembrane protein 139, giving the protein MIIQVSGTAVMPVASLDTTDMCLFAGAWGGAMVPSQVWGRLEKPIFFLCCASFLLGLLLLSIRSDIAPVAYFFLTLGGFFLIACLLACFLERRRHSMQTENPGSSGNARDNEAFEMPTYVEAVMQESQCRPQELDDPPPYSSVIPPRLEEGEPSLPEEPRRARRERQGGSEGSMNQKGSPGRAPISLRLRGQRAMSTDPNLQSLGVPPKLEPLTPPPAYDVSFGHPDDDNVFYENNWTPS; this is encoded by the exons ATGATTATTCAGGTATCTGGCACAGCCGTGATGCCAGTTGCTAGTTTAGACACAACAGATATGTGTCTTTTTGCAGGAGCCTGGGGAGGGGCCATGGTGCCAAGCCAGGTGTGGGGGCGATTGGAGAAGCCGATTTTCTTTCTGTGCTGTGCCTCCTTCCTCCTGGGGCTGCTCTTGCTGAGTATACGGTCGGACATCGCCCctgttgcttatttttttctcacCTTGGGTGGCTTCTTCTTGATTGCCTGCCTCCTTGCCTGTTTTCTGGAACGTAGGCGCCATTCAATGCAGACAGAGAATCCAGGATCCTCGGGAAATGCACG GGACAATGAAGCCTTTGAGATGCCAACCTATGTAGAGGCCGTCATGCAGGAATCACAGTGCCGCCCTCAAGAGCTGGATGATCCACCACCCTACAGCAGTGTAATCCCTCCAAGGCTTGAGGAGGGAGAGCCTAGCCTtccagaggagcccaggagagCCAGGCGGGAGAGACAAGGAGGCTCAGAGGGGTCTATGAACCAGAAAGGAAGCCCTGGAAGGGCTCCAATCAGCCTTCGGCTTCGGGGACAAAGGGCCATGTCCACTGATCCCAATCTGCAGAGCTTGGGGGTGCCCCCCAAATTGGAGCCTCTTACTCCACCCCCTGCCTATGATGTCAGCTTTGGTCATCCTGATGATGACAATGTTTTCTATGAAAACAACTGGACACCCTCCTAA